Sequence from the Stappia sp. 28M-7 genome:
GCCGTTTTCCAGGGTCGTTTCGTAACCATTGACGCGGCGGACGGCGAAGGGGCGCAGCCGGCAACGCACCCACCGCGCCGGAACCGCCAACTGGCGCACGGGGCTTCCCAGCACCTTGCCATCAATGGCAAGCCGAGCCGGCAGCAGGAGTTCGACCTCGGGATTGAAGAGATCGTCCTGGTTGGAGGCGGTGGGACGCTTGCGGGTGGCCATCGTGTCTCCCTCCGTCAGGCCGCCACCGTCTGGGGCGAGGGCGAGACGGCGATCACCGTTCCCCTCGTCATCAGAACGATGAGCCCGCGCTCGGCGCCAGTCATGTCGAGATAGGCGCGCACCTGAGCCCGATAGTGGTCGAGCGTCTGACCATCGGGATTCACGTCGCTCTTCCAGTCGACGACCACGATCGGCCGGCCACTCTCGCCGATAGTCAGCGCGTCCGCGATCCCGGCCGTTGCGGATTCCACGCCATCGGAAGACTGTGCGGCATAGACGGGAAATTCGGCGAGAAGATCCGGCCGCAGGGTCGCGATGTCAGGCAGAGCCAAGGTCCGGGTCACACAGGCCGCCAGTTCCTGCGCCGACAGCCCCGTGGCCGGGTCGGCGACCGGAGACTGGCCGAGGGAGCGGATAAGGTCGTCAGCCCGTTCGGTCAGGGCGGCTCCTGATTCTGGAGTTTCGCCGGTCAGCACCTCTTCCATAAGCTTGTGGAGGATCAGCCCGCGCTCGCGGCCACCCTGCACGAGGGCGGCGGCTTCCAACTCTGGGGGCTGATCGTCGGCCGATCCCGTCCAGAGCGCGGCTTCTTCTTCCCGCAGCACGGTCCCGGCGGCGTTTTCGTCACGGCTGGGCGCGAGCCAGGTCAACCGCGTGTGCGCGGCCGCGATGGCTTCGGCTTCGGCGGCGAAGCTCACGCGCGTCTGGGTGTTGCCCGCGCCCGCACCTGCGGCCGTGAGACCGGCAGGCAGGTGAGAGACGTCCAGGACGGGGAGGTCGGCGAGCGACAGATCGACGAGACCGATCCAGGCCGATTTCGACGGTGCGGCGTCGAGCCGGGGCAAGACGAGGAGTTCGCGGGCGCGGGTGGCCGCGACATACCAGAGCCGGATGCGTTCGCGGTCCAGCTCCTCCTTTTCCGCCTGGCGCGCGGTTTCGTAGCCCTCGGGCACGACGCCGAGGACCGGGCAATAGAAGGTCTCGGTCTGGCGGTCGATGACGGCGCTGTCGGGCGCCATGACGCCGGTCATGGTGTTGACCGGAATGACGATCGGCCATTCCAGTCCCTTGGCCGCATGCATGGTGAAGAGCGCGACCGCTTCCTCCTGCGCGTCGGGCCGTCCCTCGACGGCACGGGCCTCATCGGACCACGCCGCTGTCATAGCCTCGGCGAAGGCGCGCAAACCGCGCACGGCGTAGCCGGTCGACAGGCTGAGATAGAGATCGACATTAGCGAGCGCGCGCTCGGCCTGGCCGCGATGGCGCTCGAAGAGGAGCGGACGGACGCGCAACACGTCCACGCCTTGCGAGAGCAGCTCGTGCGGGGTCGTGCTGTTGCCGCGCCGGGAGAGCGATTGCAGCCGCTCGATGACGTCGCGAGCGAGCGGGTGCGCGATGACGGCAGGGTCGATGCTGAGATCCAGGCGCGGAATCCGATCCGGCTGTTCCTCCGACCGCGGAAGTCCCCAGATGATGTCCAGCAGCTCTTCTTCGGTGAGGCCGACCAGAGGCCCGCGTAGGAGCGCACCGAGCGCCAGGGTGTCACGGCGATCCGCCAGAACGCGGGTCAGCGCGATCAGGTCCTGGATCTCCTGGCGGCGGAACAGTCCCTTTCCGGCTTGGGTCGCCACAGGGATACCGCGGCGCTCCAGGGCTTCCTCATAGCGCCACAGCTCGGCGCCGGTTGGCGCCAGCAAGGCGATGTCGCCCGGCTGGCAGGGGCGCTCCGCGCCACTTCGACGGTCGATGATGGAGTGGCTCTCGATCAGCCGGGCGCACAGCTCGGCGATGGCGTCGGCTTCGGCGTCGCGCTGCTGTTCGGCGCTGGCCTTGCCGTTTTCATCGGCCACGGCGATATCGAGGGCCGCCACGCAAAGGCCGCTCCGATCGTCATGGAACGGGTCGAGAGCGGTGAAGCCCGGCTGGCCATCGGCCGAGAGCACGGCCTCGAAGCGCTCGTTGACGAAGGTGAGGATCGAGGCGCAGGAGCGGAAGTTCGTGGAGATCGACAGGAGGCTGCCGGGGTCCTGGGCGCGGAAGGCGTCGCGCGCCTGCACATAGGCGCCGACATCGGCGCCCCGGAAGCGATAGATCGCCTGCTTGGGGTCGCCGACCAGGAAAAGCGCACCTGGCCGGATTTGGAACCGGGTCCAGTCGGCATCGCCATCGACCGGCTCGCCGCACAACCGCCAGAAGATTTCGGTCTGGAGGGGATCGGTGTCCTGGAACTCGTCGACGAGGACATGGGCGAAACGCTGTCCCAGAGCACGGCGCACGGCATCATGGTCGCGCAGCAAGTCGCGCGCGGCGAAAATCAAATCGTCGAAATCGAGCTGGGCACTGGCGCGCTTGTGCTCGCGATAGCGTTGCAGGATCGGGCGCGCTTCGTCGATCAGCGCCGCCAAGGCATGGCTGGAGGCGGCCTGCGTCAACCCAACCCAGGCGTCGCAGCAGGTGGTATAGTGGGTCTCGGCGGCGGCGTTCAGCCGGTCGCCGTCAGCCTTGGAGAGACCCGCCTGCTTGGCCGCGGCAGCCCACTTCCCCTTCTTGCGGTAGGTGTAAAAAGCGCCATCCTTCTTGCAAAGCTCCGGGTGGGGCCGCGCGGTCAGGAGGCGGACGAGGCCCGCAGGCGTCGCGGGATCGGGACCGTTCGCCAAGGCAGTCGCCATTTCGGCCAGCCGCCCGACGATCATCACCGTTTCCGGCTCGGCCGCCACCACACCATCCATGAAGCCAGCGAAATCCGCGGCGGCCTGCCGGAACGCCGTCAGGTGGCCGTCAAGCGGGGAGACGGGCGGGGCCGCGAGCGTGGGGCGGCGGCGCAAATTCTCGGCGATCTTATGGATGAGCGCCACGGTTTCGGCGGGGCTGTGCAGCACCATCTCGGCCAGGATGCCGCCCTGGCCGCCGGACAGGCGTTCGCGCAGCCAGCCATCAACAATCTCGAGGAAAGTGAGATCGGCCTGGTTGCGATCCATGACACCGGCGCCGGGATCAATGTCGGCCTCTGCCGGATAGGGCTTAATGAGGCGCTGGCAGAAGCCGTGGATGGTCGAGCAGGTGATCTCGTCGATCGCGGCGCTGGCGGCGAGAAGATTGTCGCGATGGGCCTGGTTCAGCCCATCGGGCAGCGCCACGCGCAGTTCGGTTGCGATCGTGCCGGTCGAGAGGTCGGCGACGAACTCCCGGACACGCGACAGCAGCTCGCTCGCGGCGAGTTCGGTGAAGGTGACGGCGGCGATGGAACGCGGCGCGACACCTTCTGCCAACATCGCGGCGATGCGGCCGGCCATGACGGCGGTCTTGCCCGAACCCGCGCCGGCCTCGACCAGGATCGAGCGATCATGCAGGCTGATCGCATCGCGGCGCGCGCTGTTGTCCTTCAGCACTTTGGACACGCTGCTCATCATTCCGCCTCCCAGACCTGAGCGACTTCACCAAACCGCTGCGTCGCGGCGGGCATTTTACGTTTGCAATAAGTGGCGCTGGCGTTGGCCGGCAGGGCGAAGGCCAGATCGTCATAGTCGCCGCCGGTATCCGGGCCAGGCAGGGCGGCGCCGCCGGCGAGACTTGCCCTTGCCGCGCGCAGATAGCCTGTGATCTCCGCCAGCACGGCCTCGGGATCGTCAAGCTGAAGATCGACGGGCTCACGCGGATAGAGCAGCGAGGCACTGATGGCGACGTCGTCGCCGAGGAGCGCCTTCACCGCGAAGGCATAGAGGCAGCGCTGAAGCTCGCGTCCGCCGTTCAGCCGGATCTCACCGCGCGGCGGGCGGCCGGTCTTGTAGTCGCGTACCAGCGCGCGCTTCCCGTCGCCCGAGATGTCGAGTCGGTCGATATAGCCGGCGATGTTGAAGCCCGTGTCAGGGATCGTGACCGGCGTGGTCGTATCCCAAGGCGTTTCCGCGTCAGATTTCGGTTCCGAGCCGCCGAAGGGAACCTCACCGTAGGAGCGTGCGCCCGGCAGGACATCATCGCCATAGGACAGGGCGCGGCCCGCCATCACGCGAGCGTCGTCGAGGGTGCGCCCCCAGATGACGGCCGGCGGAACCGGACGCTCGCTCTCCCAATCGGCGGCGACGGCCTGGGCTGCCTGCGCCACCGCCGTGTCAATGGTTCCCGCGTCGGCGGAGGCAAGACGGCCTTCAGTTTCGAGGGCGCGCAAGGCGCGATCGAGAACCATGTGGACGAGATCGCCGATCCCGAGCGCATCGAGCACGAGCGGTTCGGCGCTGCTCTGCGGTTCGCGCCATCCGAAGGCATAGACCCACACGAAGCTGAGTGGATTGCGCAGCAGGCGGCGCAGCGAGCTGGCCGACTGGGTCCGGCCGAGGATGGCGAGAACGAGCGGATGATCGGCCCGCACGAGCCCGTCATGGGGGGTGATCTCCGCCTGCCGCCAGTCGCGCCAGCAGCTCTGCGCACCGACCGCTTGCGGATCGGCGGCGAAGTCCTCGGGCCGGGCCATTAGGCGGTCGGTTTCGCTGAAGGCGTGCGCTGGCGTCGCATTGCGGCGCAGATAGGTTTCGTCGCCACGTCCGGCGAGCAGGGGGCTGCGGCCCAGCAGACGCCCGTCGCTGTCGCGCCGGGCGCGCGAGAGAACGACGGTATCGGCCGTCGTGGCGAGGATCGTCTCGAAATCGCGGCGGTCGGCGAGATTGACCGGCAGCGGATCGAGCACCGGGGTCGGGATGATATGGTCCGGGATAAGGCGGTCCTCGGCGATCCCGCGCGGCCAGCGCGAGGAATTGAGGCCGAGGAGTCGCACGAAGCGGCGGGGCGACGCGGCGAGCGCGCTGGCGGCCATCCAGGCGACGCAGACGCACGCTTCCAGCCCGTCGTCCTGCTTAAGGGTTTCCAGCGTGGAGTCGATCGAGGCGGCGGGGCCTGCGAGCAGAGCCTTGCGCCAGATCGCCAGCGCGCGGCCCTTGAGGAAGGCTCCTCCGATCTCGCTGGCGGCGTCCGGTCCTTTGGCCAGAGTCTCGACCGCAGTGCGCAGCGCCGCAACGTGGTCGGCGCCGTCGGGCCAGTCTTCCGGCGTCAAGCGGACCAGCAGGCGGTTCCAGGCACTCGGCGTCGAGAGCGGCGCATCGGTCGGCAGGACCCGCAGCCAGCCTTCGGGCAGGGTCTCGAATGGCCCGCTGTCCCGGCAGAGCGCCGCGAGACGCCGCAGCCGGGATTGCGACAGACCGCGCACCACGATGTCGGCCAGCGCCGCAGCCGACTGGCCCTCGCGAGTAGTGACGGTGCGGACGCCGTGGACGAAGTGCAGGTCGATGTTGGCGTCGGCGCGCAGGGCCAGGAAATGATCGTCATAGTCGGCGGGCGATGCGGTCGCGATGGCGATCTCCGAGGGCGAGACGCCAGTTGCGAGCAGACTGCGCGCCCAGCGCATCGCCTCGATGGCCTCGTGATAGGCGGTCGCCGCGCTGACGGCGCTGATCCCTGGCGTCTGCGCCGGTGCGCGCGTGATCCTGACGCCCGTGCCGTCCAGCCATGCCGGAACGCTTCTCGGGCCGGCTGTCCACTGCACCGGGATATGGGCGGTGAGGGCCTGGAGTAGCGGCCGCCAGCAGGGCGAGAGTTCGGTAAGGCCGACGATTTCCATGGGGCCGAGGACCGCCATCGCATGAGCAACGCGGGCGGTCGCGGCGGTGACGATGTCGAGAGGCCGCATCATGCCGGGCGGAAGCTGGTCGAGGACAGCCGCTTCCAGGCGCGCGATAGCGTCGAGACGCGAATGATCTGCCGCGCGCGCGGCAAGATCGATGCCCGCGCGCCAGGCTTTGTGGAGCGTATCGGCTGCCGCGTCGATCATGCCGGGAAGCGCCTTGATGCTCTCCAGCTCGCCCATCTGCGTGGCGGGCAAGGCTGCCTGGATGGCAGCGCGCAGGCTCTCGTCATCGATAGGGCGGGTGAAGCCGCCCGCCAGCCGGACGGCGGCCTGCTCGAAGGACATGATCTGGACGCCGTGGCGACCATCACGGCCCGCCGCCAGGCGGCTCTCCCGCATGGCGAGGCGGCCGTTAACGATCAGGGTGGATCGATGCGCATTGGTCATGGCTGATCTCCATCTCCGGGCGCGTTCTCGGTCGACCGTTGGGGCGATGCGGATGCGGGGGCGGTGTTCACCGCCGCGCTAAAGCTCAGGCTGACCACCACCCTCGGGTGCCCGGTGACATATCGGCATCGCATTGCGATCACCCCGCCATTGACTATCATCGCCGTGATGCATATACGAAGTATACACACGCCTTGTCAAGGTATGTATAGTTTCTAACCGCATGAGGGCTGCAAGTGCGCTGGGGAGTCGAACAACGGCTTGAGTTTGTCGAGTTCCGCCTGTTCTGGGAGGGTGCGATCAACCGCGCCGATATTGTTGATTTTTTTGGCGTTTCTGTTCCGCAGGCGTCGAAGGATCTGACCCTCTACCAAGAACGCGCGCCGGGCAATATGGTGTACGACACACGCGGCAAGCGCTATGTCGCGGCCGAGAGGTTTGTTCTACGCTTCCTCGATCCTGACCCTTATGTGTACCTTGCCCAGCTCCGCTCTGTCGCAGAAGGGACCGTCCCGGCCCATGATTCGCTGATAGCGGTGCTGCCAAACACCGATGTGGCACTTACGCCCAAGCGCGACATCGATATCGAGGTTCTAAGGAATGTCCTCGATGCCACCCGCGAAGGTGCTTCGCTGGACATCTATTATCAGTCGATGAACCGGTCGCGGCCTGATCCGATATGGCGCAGGATCACACCGCACGCCTTTGGCTACGACGGCTTCCGCTGGCACGCGCGGGCGTATTGCCATCTTGAGCACAAGTTCAAGGACTTTCTGCTGCCGCGCATCCTCGATGTAGGGCGAAAGGACAAACCCGGAGCTTCCGGGGATGAGGACTGGCTCTGGAACAACTTCTTTGATGTCGTCATCGGCCCACATCCCGATTTGACGGAAAGCCAGAAGAAAGTTGTCGCCAAGGATTATGGGTTCGAGCATGGCAACGGCACGCTGTCCATCCGCTACGCAATGCTGTTCTATGTGCTTAAACGACTTGGCCTGCTTGGCGATGCCGCAAAACAAAGTGCCCGTACACAGCACATCGTTACAGTGAACCGGAAGGAAACCGAGGCAGCGTTGAAACAGGCGGAATATCAGCTATGACCGCATTTGGGGGACACGTCGGCTAATGGGGGCGAGACTCGAAGATATCAAGAACGGCGCGTCAGTCCGCGGCATTGCGTCCGCGCAGCCGGTTCAGGTTGTGTCCGTCGACTGGATCGGCGACCAAGCCATTAGCGTCGTCTTCCGCGATCACAGTGGAACCGTTGCCGAATCCATTCTCTATCGAGACGACGAACACCGGCTCGAAGTCGAGAAAACGGGCCGCCCCTGGTCTTTCGATGCCGACGGCGCATTGCTGCGGCTGGTCACGGAAGCCAACCGGATCAAGCTTGCGCATTATTTCGACCCCTATCTCGCGATCCATACCAGCCTGGTCGATCCGCTGCCGCATCAGATTTCGGCCGTCTATGGCGAGATGCTCCCCCGCCAGCCGCTGCGCTTCCTCCTCGCCGACGATCCCGGCGCGGGCAAGACGATCATGGCTGGCCTTCTCATCAAGGAACTCATCGCGCGCAGCGATCTCGAACGGTGCCTCGTCGTCGCACCTGGCAGCCTGGTCGAGCAGTGGCAGGACGAGCTCGGCCAGAAGTTCAATCTGGAATTCGACATCCTCACGCGCGACATGATCGAGACGTCGCGATCCGGCAATCCGTTCTCCGACCGCAACCGGCTGATCGTGCGTCTCGACGTCCTGGCGCGCAATGAAGAGCTCCAGGACAAGCTCATGAGCGCGCAGGAATGGGACCTGATCATCTGCGACGAAGCGCACCGCATGTCGGCCACCTATTTCGGCGGTGAAGTGAAATACACCAAGCGCTACCAGATCGGCCAGAAGCTCGGCCAGGCCTGCCGCCACCTGCTGCTGATGTCGGCGACACCGCACAACGGTAAGGAAGAAGACTTCCAGCTCTTCATGGCTCTGCTTGACGGTGACCGTTTCGAGGGCCGGTTCCGCGATGGCGTCCATTATGCCGATACAGAAGACATGATGCGGCGGCTGACCAAGGAGGAACTGCTTAAATTCGATGGCCGACCGCTGTTTCCCGAGCGTCGGGCCTACACTGTCAAGTATGAGCTCTCCGAGGGTGAGGCCGCGCTTTATACGGCGGTCACTGAGTACGTGCGGACCGAGATGAACCGCGTGCAGCGCTTTGCCGAGGGCGACGGCAAGAGGCGGAACAATGTTGGCTTCGCCTTGCAGATCCTCCAGCGCCGCCTGGCGTCTTCGCCGGCCGCAATCTACCAGTCGCTGAAGCGCCGCCGCGAGCGTCTGGAAAGCGAGCTCGGCGAGGCGCGCCTTGCTACGAAGGGCCGCCGGGCTAGCTTCGACGAGCGGGCGGTCAATGCCGACGTCCTGCGCAACATCGAGGAATATGGGCAGGAGGAGATCGACGAGCTCGAGGACCTGATCTCCACCGGTGCGACGACCGCCGAGACTGTGGAGCAGCTCGCTCTTGAGGTCGAGACGCTGAAAAGCCTCGAAGCCATGGCGCTTGGCGTGCTGCGTTCCGGCGTGGACACGAAATGGAGCCAGCTCAACCGCATCCTCGACGATGATTTGATGATCGACTCGGCCAAGAACCGCCGAAAGCTGATCATCTTCACCGAACCGAAGGATACCCTGAACTACCTGCTCGAAAAGGTGCGCGCGCGTCTTGGCAATCCCGAAGCGGTGGATGTGATCCACGGTGGTGTATCACGCGAGGAACGCCGGAAGGTGGTCGAACGCTTCATGCAGGACAAGGACCTGCTCGTGCTGATCGCGAACGATGCCGCCGGCGAAGGCGTCAACCTCCAACGCGGACATCTGATGGTCAATTACGACCTGCCTTGGAATCCCAACAAGATCGAACAACGCTTCGGGCGCATCCATCGCATCGGCCAGACGGAGGTTTGCCACCTCTGGAACCTAGTCGCGGCCGACACGCGCGAGGGCGAAGTCTATGCCCGCCTCCTCGAAAAGCTGGAGGCTGCGCGCGAGGCCCTGGGTGGGCGCGTCTATGACGTGCTTGGCGAATTGTTCGAGGGCACCGCACTCAAGGACCTTCTGTTCCACGCGATTCAGTATGGCGAGCAGGACGAGGTGAAGGCTCGCCTTCTGCAACAGGTCGATGGCGCGGTCGACCAGACGCACCTGCTTGAGCTGCTTCGACGCCGGGCTCTGACTAACGATACCATGCCCGAAGCCAAGGTCGAGGAACTGCGGCTTGAGATGGAACGGGCCGAAGCACTGCGCCTTCAGCCGCATCACATCCAGAGCTTCTTCGTTGAGGCATTCCAGCATCTCGGCGGCCGCCTCAAGCGCCGCGAGGAGGGACGTTGGGAAGTGACTCATGTGCCGGGGCGCATCCGCGAACGCGATCGGCAGATCGGCACCGGCGCGCCGATTCAAAAGCAGTATGAGCGGATCTGCTTCGAAAAGGGCCTGATCAACCAGCAGCCGGTAGCGGCCTTCATCTGTCCTGGGCACCCGCTGCTAGAAGCGGTGATTAGCCTGATCCGCGAGCAGTATGAGCAGATCATGCGACAGGGCGCGATCCTGGTCGATGATACTGACCCGGGCGATAGCCTCTCGGCGATCTTCCTTCTGGAACACACGGTGCAGGATGGACGGATGACGAGCGGCGGCAAACCGAATGTGATCTCGCAACGCCTCCAGTTCACCGCGATCGACAAGGCGGGTGATGCGGTCAACGCTGGTATCGCGCCGCATCTCAACCTTCGCCCCGCAACTACCGAAGAGATCGAGGCCGTCAGCGACCTGCTGGATGAGGATTGGCTGACGAGTGAGCTGGAGAAGACAGCCATCCGCTTCGCCACCGTGGAGCTGGCACAGGGGCATGTCGCGGAGATCAAGGCCCGCCGCCTTCCGGAGATCGACAAGGTCGAACAGGAGGTTCGCGCCCGGCTCAAGAAAGAAATCAATTACTGGGATTCCCGGGCCTTCGAGCTGAAAGAGGAAGAGAAGGCCGGCAAGAAGGCACGGCTGAGCTGGCAAAATGCCCAGCGACGCGCCGAGGAACTGGCCGAGCGCCAGAAGCGCCGAATGGACCAACTGGAGCGGGAGCGGTTCATCACTTCGCAGCCACCCCGCGTGCGTGGCGGGATGGTGGTCATTCCGCGAGGTCTTCTTGTCGCTCGTCAATCACCAACCGTACCCAACCGCTTCGCCGAAGACCCGGCGGCGCGGCGCGCGATCGAACTCGCCGCGATGGAAGCGGTCATGACCGCAGAACGCGCGCTCGGGCATGTTCCTGTCGACGTCTCCGCACAAAAGATTGGCTACGATATCGCGTCGCACGATCCGAAATCGGGGCACCTGCGCTTCATCGAGGTCAAAGGACGCATCGACGGCGCTGACACCGTGATGATCACGCGGCAAGAGATCATCACTTCGCTGCACGAGCCGGAGAAGTTCATCCTGGCGATCGTCTCCGTCAATGGCGGCTTCGCTCATGCGCCGCGCTATGTGCGCGGCCCGCTCGTCGAGCGGGAGCCGTCGTTCCTCGAAACCGCGATCCAGTTCGACCTCCGACGCCTGCTGGAGCGGGCGCGAGAGCCGGCATAAAGGGGGATCACATGAGGCAGACTGCTGAGAACATTTCCGTGCATGACGCTGAGCAGCGCATCTTCGTGCAAATCGCGTCGCAGGTCGGGCTTGTTGTTCGCGGTCCCGACATTTTCCGTGAGCTGCAAAAGCGAGTTTTGAGGTGGGGATTCGATCCCGGCAGAAACCTGAGAAATATTCCCGCCGGCGCTTGGGATGGGGATTCCTTTGAGATTGATCAGGACAATTCTGAACAGGCCGAGGCGATCAAGCTGGAAGAGCCTCGGTATTGGGCGTTCAGACTGCGCGAGCGACTCAAAGATACGTCGCGCATCTGGACTACCGAGGTAGGTATCGCGGAACGGAGCGCCACGGAAGCAGTTTTCGGAGTTCGTCTCATCGGCGCACAGCGGGGAAGCGCCGAGCCGATTCCTCGCTCGATACCCAATTTCGTTCGTGGCGTTGCATTTACGCAGGACGCCTATCTTGATGGCCGCCCGACATCGGCTGATCCGTGGCTCGTGGAGTCAGAACAGGATGTCGATGAGCTTGTAGCCTTTCTGGAAGCGCCGCATCGCCATCATCCCGTCGTCGTCTTCGCTACACCAGAGGGAAGCGAAAACGCCGACGAGACGGCAATTCCTGTCCCCCCCTTCATCCGAAGGACGGTCGGATTTGTGCATGCGGTTGTCATTACATCCGAAGCGGCATTCTCTTTGACGAACCGCGTGGGGCGAGAGTTCTCGGTCTATCGGCAGGCAGTTCGAACCTACAATCCCGGCTTTAGCCCAGACGCGCATCTCCCGACCGACCATCCAGTCGCGACTGCCGCACGCATCGCCGACTGGGGAGATAGTGTCGGCTCAACCTTTGCGGATTTCCTCGTTGAGCAGGCCCTTCGGATCACTCGCCCGCGCGACGTTCTCGAACGGGAGCAACCGTCGTTTCAGCACGTCAAGCGCATTGCGGCGCAACGGGCTCGCGAAAGCGCCTCCGCCGAAGGGCAAGGCGACGCCGAGCTTTTGCGGCTTGCAGACGAGGAGTTGCGCGCAGCGAAGCAAGAGGCCGAAGCCAGTCTTGAGCTGGCGCTTAACGCCGACGCCGAGCGGCAACAGGCTCTGTCGGAATTGCGGCAGATTAAGGCGAGCTATATGGCGCTCCAAGCACGCCTTGATGCGGTGCTTTCAGAGCACC
This genomic interval carries:
- a CDS encoding helicase-related protein, with the protein product MGARLEDIKNGASVRGIASAQPVQVVSVDWIGDQAISVVFRDHSGTVAESILYRDDEHRLEVEKTGRPWSFDADGALLRLVTEANRIKLAHYFDPYLAIHTSLVDPLPHQISAVYGEMLPRQPLRFLLADDPGAGKTIMAGLLIKELIARSDLERCLVVAPGSLVEQWQDELGQKFNLEFDILTRDMIETSRSGNPFSDRNRLIVRLDVLARNEELQDKLMSAQEWDLIICDEAHRMSATYFGGEVKYTKRYQIGQKLGQACRHLLLMSATPHNGKEEDFQLFMALLDGDRFEGRFRDGVHYADTEDMMRRLTKEELLKFDGRPLFPERRAYTVKYELSEGEAALYTAVTEYVRTEMNRVQRFAEGDGKRRNNVGFALQILQRRLASSPAAIYQSLKRRRERLESELGEARLATKGRRASFDERAVNADVLRNIEEYGQEEIDELEDLISTGATTAETVEQLALEVETLKSLEAMALGVLRSGVDTKWSQLNRILDDDLMIDSAKNRRKLIIFTEPKDTLNYLLEKVRARLGNPEAVDVIHGGVSREERRKVVERFMQDKDLLVLIANDAAGEGVNLQRGHLMVNYDLPWNPNKIEQRFGRIHRIGQTEVCHLWNLVAADTREGEVYARLLEKLEAAREALGGRVYDVLGELFEGTALKDLLFHAIQYGEQDEVKARLLQQVDGAVDQTHLLELLRRRALTNDTMPEAKVEELRLEMERAEALRLQPHHIQSFFVEAFQHLGGRLKRREEGRWEVTHVPGRIRERDRQIGTGAPIQKQYERICFEKGLINQQPVAAFICPGHPLLEAVISLIREQYEQIMRQGAILVDDTDPGDSLSAIFLLEHTVQDGRMTSGGKPNVISQRLQFTAIDKAGDAVNAGIAPHLNLRPATTEEIEAVSDLLDEDWLTSELEKTAIRFATVELAQGHVAEIKARRLPEIDKVEQEVRARLKKEINYWDSRAFELKEEEKAGKKARLSWQNAQRRAEELAERQKRRMDQLERERFITSQPPRVRGGMVVIPRGLLVARQSPTVPNRFAEDPAARRAIELAAMEAVMTAERALGHVPVDVSAQKIGYDIASHDPKSGHLRFIEVKGRIDGADTVMITRQEIITSLHEPEKFILAIVSVNGGFAHAPRYVRGPLVEREPSFLETAIQFDLRRLLERAREPA
- a CDS encoding WYL domain-containing protein → MRWGVEQRLEFVEFRLFWEGAINRADIVDFFGVSVPQASKDLTLYQERAPGNMVYDTRGKRYVAAERFVLRFLDPDPYVYLAQLRSVAEGTVPAHDSLIAVLPNTDVALTPKRDIDIEVLRNVLDATREGASLDIYYQSMNRSRPDPIWRRITPHAFGYDGFRWHARAYCHLEHKFKDFLLPRILDVGRKDKPGASGDEDWLWNNFFDVVIGPHPDLTESQKKVVAKDYGFEHGNGTLSIRYAMLFYVLKRLGLLGDAAKQSARTQHIVTVNRKETEAALKQAEYQL
- a CDS encoding exodeoxyribonuclease V subunit beta, with the protein product MSSVSKVLKDNSARRDAISLHDRSILVEAGAGSGKTAVMAGRIAAMLAEGVAPRSIAAVTFTELAASELLSRVREFVADLSTGTIATELRVALPDGLNQAHRDNLLAASAAIDEITCSTIHGFCQRLIKPYPAEADIDPGAGVMDRNQADLTFLEIVDGWLRERLSGGQGGILAEMVLHSPAETVALIHKIAENLRRRPTLAAPPVSPLDGHLTAFRQAAADFAGFMDGVVAAEPETVMIVGRLAEMATALANGPDPATPAGLVRLLTARPHPELCKKDGAFYTYRKKGKWAAAAKQAGLSKADGDRLNAAAETHYTTCCDAWVGLTQAASSHALAALIDEARPILQRYREHKRASAQLDFDDLIFAARDLLRDHDAVRRALGQRFAHVLVDEFQDTDPLQTEIFWRLCGEPVDGDADWTRFQIRPGALFLVGDPKQAIYRFRGADVGAYVQARDAFRAQDPGSLLSISTNFRSCASILTFVNERFEAVLSADGQPGFTALDPFHDDRSGLCVAALDIAVADENGKASAEQQRDAEADAIAELCARLIESHSIIDRRSGAERPCQPGDIALLAPTGAELWRYEEALERRGIPVATQAGKGLFRRQEIQDLIALTRVLADRRDTLALGALLRGPLVGLTEEELLDIIWGLPRSEEQPDRIPRLDLSIDPAVIAHPLARDVIERLQSLSRRGNSTTPHELLSQGVDVLRVRPLLFERHRGQAERALANVDLYLSLSTGYAVRGLRAFAEAMTAAWSDEARAVEGRPDAQEEAVALFTMHAAKGLEWPIVIPVNTMTGVMAPDSAVIDRQTETFYCPVLGVVPEGYETARQAEKEELDRERIRLWYVAATRARELLVLPRLDAAPSKSAWIGLVDLSLADLPVLDVSHLPAGLTAAGAGAGNTQTRVSFAAEAEAIAAAHTRLTWLAPSRDENAAGTVLREEEAALWTGSADDQPPELEAAALVQGGRERGLILHKLMEEVLTGETPESGAALTERADDLIRSLGQSPVADPATGLSAQELAACVTRTLALPDIATLRPDLLAEFPVYAAQSSDGVESATAGIADALTIGESGRPIVVVDWKSDVNPDGQTLDHYRAQVRAYLDMTGAERGLIVLMTRGTVIAVSPSPQTVAA
- a CDS encoding PD-(D/E)XK nuclease family protein, which translates into the protein MTNAHRSTLIVNGRLAMRESRLAAGRDGRHGVQIMSFEQAAVRLAGGFTRPIDDESLRAAIQAALPATQMGELESIKALPGMIDAAADTLHKAWRAGIDLAARAADHSRLDAIARLEAAVLDQLPPGMMRPLDIVTAATARVAHAMAVLGPMEIVGLTELSPCWRPLLQALTAHIPVQWTAGPRSVPAWLDGTGVRITRAPAQTPGISAVSAATAYHEAIEAMRWARSLLATGVSPSEIAIATASPADYDDHFLALRADANIDLHFVHGVRTVTTREGQSAAALADIVVRGLSQSRLRRLAALCRDSGPFETLPEGWLRVLPTDAPLSTPSAWNRLLVRLTPEDWPDGADHVAALRTAVETLAKGPDAASEIGGAFLKGRALAIWRKALLAGPAASIDSTLETLKQDDGLEACVCVAWMAASALAASPRRFVRLLGLNSSRWPRGIAEDRLIPDHIIPTPVLDPLPVNLADRRDFETILATTADTVVLSRARRDSDGRLLGRSPLLAGRGDETYLRRNATPAHAFSETDRLMARPEDFAADPQAVGAQSCWRDWRQAEITPHDGLVRADHPLVLAILGRTQSASSLRRLLRNPLSFVWVYAFGWREPQSSAEPLVLDALGIGDLVHMVLDRALRALETEGRLASADAGTIDTAVAQAAQAVAADWESERPVPPAVIWGRTLDDARVMAGRALSYGDDVLPGARSYGEVPFGGSEPKSDAETPWDTTTPVTIPDTGFNIAGYIDRLDISGDGKRALVRDYKTGRPPRGEIRLNGGRELQRCLYAFAVKALLGDDVAISASLLYPREPVDLQLDDPEAVLAEITGYLRAARASLAGGAALPGPDTGGDYDDLAFALPANASATYCKRKMPAATQRFGEVAQVWEAE